Proteins encoded in a region of the Longimicrobiaceae bacterium genome:
- a CDS encoding condensation domain-containing protein — protein MAATEPVKKNPIEDVYPLSPMQEGMLFHSLYEGPGTYVGQFGFTLEGELDGEAFARAWQAVVDRHPALRAAFSWEKVEKPLQVVRRRVALPVHREDWRALPASEQEARFASYLAADRARGFDPAKPPLMRLALLRTGEREHRLVWTHHHLLLDGWSVGLVYRDVLALYAAQLQGRTAELARPRPYR, from the coding sequence GTGGCAGCAACCGAGCCGGTGAAGAAGAACCCGATCGAGGACGTGTACCCCCTCTCGCCCATGCAGGAGGGGATGCTCTTCCACTCGCTCTACGAGGGGCCGGGCACCTACGTGGGGCAGTTCGGCTTCACGCTGGAGGGTGAGCTGGACGGGGAGGCCTTCGCGCGGGCGTGGCAGGCGGTGGTGGACCGGCACCCGGCGCTGCGCGCGGCCTTCTCCTGGGAGAAGGTGGAGAAGCCGCTGCAGGTGGTCCGCCGGCGCGTCGCGCTCCCCGTGCACCGGGAGGACTGGCGCGCGCTGCCCGCCTCCGAGCAGGAGGCGCGCTTCGCGAGCTACCTGGCGGCGGACCGGGCGCGGGGGTTCGACCCGGCGAAGCCGCCGCTGATGCGGCTGGCGCTCTTGCGCACGGGGGAGCGGGAGCACCGCCTGGTGTGGACGCACCACCATCTGCTGCTCGACGGCTGGAGCGTGGGGCTGGTCTACCGCGACGTGCTGGCCCTCTACGCGGCCCAGCTCCAGGGGCGCACGGCGGAGCTGGCGCGCCCGCGCCCGTACCGGG